One segment of Macrotis lagotis isolate mMagLag1 chromosome 1, bilby.v1.9.chrom.fasta, whole genome shotgun sequence DNA contains the following:
- the FGF17 gene encoding fibroblast growth factor 17 — MTDQLSRRQIREYQLYSRTSGKHVQVTGRRISATAEDGNKFAKLIVETDTFGSRVRIKGAESEKYICMSKRGKLIGKPSGKSKDCVFTEIVLENNYTAFQNARHEGWFMAFTRQGRPRQASRSRQNQREAHFIKRLYQGQLQFPNHGERQKQFEFVGSAPTRRTKRTRRPQPLT; from the exons ATGACTGACCAGCTGAGCCGACGGCAGATCCGAGAATACCAGCTCTACAGCCGGACCAGCGGCAAGCATGTTCAGGTCACTGGACGCCGCATCTCCGCCACCGCTGAGGACGGCAACAAGTTTG CCAAGCTTATAGTGGAGACAGATACATTTGGCAGTCGGGTTCGCATCAAGGGGGCTGAGAGTGAGAAATACATCTGCATGAGCAAGAGGGGAAAGCTCATTGGAAAG cCCAGCGGGAAGAGCAAAGACTGCGTGTTTACAGAGATTGTGCTAGAGAATAACTACACGGCCTTTCAGAACGCCCGCCATGAGGGCTGGTTCATGGCTTTCACCCGCCAGGGCCGGCCCAGGCAGGCCTCCCGCAGCCGACAGAACCAGAGAGAGGCTCATTTCATCAAGCGCCTCTACCAGGGCCAGCTGCAGTTCCCCAACCACGGGGAAAGGCAAAAGCAGTTTGAGTTTGTGGGGTCAGCACCAACCCGCCGGACCAAGCGCACCCGGCGACCCCAGCCCCTCACGTAG
- the NPM2 gene encoding nucleoplasmin-2, protein MPPSSVSSKAEKSLSLFWGCELNWNNRSYTFDPSEDEKGDHKLKLQLICLGEKSTDDVNVVEIIPPPSEDGEERPAFPIATLKLSVLPMANISGMELTPPITFHLRCGSGPVYISGHDLTVNLDPSWIEAERNEDREEDDDDEDNGDDDDDDDDDDDEDDNDEESEDISLEEISPPKSAKRRASSKGIGKGKSKKARTEFRK, encoded by the exons ATGCCTCCAAGCAGTGTCAGCAGCAAGGCTGAAAAGTCCTTGTCTCTGTTCTGGG GCTGTGAGTTGAATTGGAATAATCGTTCGTACACCTTTGACCCCTCGGAAGATGAAAAGGGTGACCATAAGTTAAAGCTGCAACTG ATCTGCCTAGGAGAGAAGAGCACGGATGATGTGAATGTAGTAGAGATCATACCACCCCCTAGTGAGGATGGCGAGGAGAGACCAGCATTTCCCATTGCCACTCTGAAGCTTTCCGTCCTGCCCATG GCCAATATTTCAGGAATGGAGCTCACTCCCCCCATCACTTTCCACCTTCGGTGTGGCTCAGGCCCAGTCTATATCAGTGGCCACGATCTTACTG TGAATTTAGATCCATCCTGGATAGAAGCAGAGAGGAATGAGGACAGAGAGGAAGATGATGACGATGAAgacaatggtgatgatgatgatgatgatgatgacgatgatgatgaagatgacaaTGATGAAGAGTCTGAAGATATATCCCTGGAGGAGATTTCTCCACCTAAATCAGCCAAGCGACGGGCCTCCAGCAAAGGTATTGGGAAG gGAAAAAGCAAGAAGGCAAGGACAGAATTCAGGAAATAA
- the LOC141504230 gene encoding protein PBDC1-like: MAAGSGASCLDALGPGELLSAARALSLPAEAYGNDPNIEMVWAMKAMQHAEVYYNLISSVDPLFLRLTKVDDQIYSEFRENFGKLKIDVLDPEELKSEPAKEKWRPFCMKFNGIVEDFNYGTLLRLDCAQGYSEENTIFATRIQFFAIEIARNREGFNRVVYNSAQQNRAAEKDSR; this comes from the exons ATGGCGGCGGGGAGCGGCGCGAGTTGCCTGGATGCGCTG GGCCCCGGGGAGCTGCTGTCGGCGGCCCGCGCGCTGTCCCTGCCGGCCGAGGCCTACGGCAACGAC CCTAACATTGAGATGGTTTGGGCTATGAAGGCTATGCAGCATGCTGAGGTTTATTACAAT ttgatttcttcagttgaTCCCCTATTCCTAAGACTCACTAAAGTGGATGACCAGATCTATTCTGAGTTCCGGGAGAATTTTGGAAAGCTCAAGATAGATGTGTTGGACCCAGAAGAGCTCAAATCAGAACCAGCTAAAGAG AAGTGGAGACCATTTTGCATGAAGTTCAATGGTATTGTTGAAGATTTCAATTATGGTACGCTGCTGCGACTGGATTGTGCTCAGGGATATAGTGAAGAGAACACTATCTTCG CTACCAGGATACAATTTTTTGCTATTGAAATAGCTCGGAACCGGGAAGGTTTTAACAGAGTTGTTTACAACAGTGCTCAGCAGAACAGAGCAGCAGAGAAAGATAGCAGGTAA